The following coding sequences lie in one Pectobacterium sp. A5351 genomic window:
- the lapG gene encoding cysteine protease LapG — MRLPGFRLSSYKLFFISCLLFLLAGSLRADWDFITINQRTEQLYGPATPDARRRIDEWQTLLANSRNKEEKALLSSVNQFFNDRMLFRDDIVVWNQEDYWATPIEALRKGAGDCEDYALAKYFTLRHLGIPADKLRITYVKALRLNKAHMVVTYYPTPTSIPLVLDNLTDKIQPATERNDLVPVYAFNGGGLWLPGASGSNKRVGDSKRLSRWQDVLTKMRAEGFSIEE, encoded by the coding sequence GTGCGGCTCCCCGGGTTCAGACTCTCCAGTTACAAGCTCTTCTTTATTAGCTGTCTGCTGTTTCTGCTGGCGGGTTCCCTACGCGCTGACTGGGATTTTATTACCATTAATCAGCGAACCGAACAGCTTTATGGCCCGGCAACGCCCGATGCTCGCCGCCGAATAGATGAATGGCAGACGCTGTTGGCCAATTCCCGCAATAAAGAGGAAAAGGCGCTGCTGAGCAGCGTGAACCAATTTTTCAATGACCGTATGCTGTTTCGCGATGATATCGTCGTCTGGAATCAGGAAGATTATTGGGCAACCCCAATTGAGGCACTGCGTAAAGGTGCCGGGGACTGTGAAGATTATGCGCTCGCCAAGTATTTTACGCTGCGCCATTTAGGAATCCCGGCGGATAAATTGCGTATTACCTATGTTAAAGCCCTGCGTCTGAATAAGGCGCATATGGTGGTGACTTATTATCCCACGCCCACCTCGATTCCACTGGTGCTGGATAATCTGACCGACAAGATCCAACCGGCGACAGAACGCAATGATTTAGTGCCGGTGTACGCCTTTAATGGCGGTGGCCTCTGGCTACCGGGCGCTAGCGGCAGCAACAAACGCGTCGGTGACAGTAAACGACTTTCACGCTGGCAGGATGTATTAACCAAAATGCGTGCCGAAGGGTTTTCAATTGAGGAGTAA
- the murQ gene encoding N-acetylmuramic acid 6-phosphate etherase, producing the protein MRSDVMDGESLNLGKLVSETRNPATMALDQLSTLEMMHAFNQEDRKVPEAIAQVLPAIAEAVDLATVSLQEGGRLIYLGAGTSGRLGVLDASECPPTFGVPHGLVIGLIAGGPGALLKAVEGAEDDPALGEADLQALDLTAADMVIGLAASGRTPYVIGALRYARGVGCRTAAISCNPHSPIAQEAQVAISPVVGPEALTGSTRLKSGTAQKLVLNMISTGVMVKLGKVYQNLMVDVKATNVKLLDRACRIVVEATGAERERARQALVLAGNEVKPAILMLLANIDVAAARERLKQHNGYLREALIGG; encoded by the coding sequence ATGCGTTCAGATGTGATGGATGGAGAGAGTCTTAATTTAGGGAAGCTGGTTTCCGAAACGAGAAATCCGGCAACGATGGCGTTGGATCAGCTCTCTACGCTGGAGATGATGCATGCGTTTAATCAGGAAGATCGGAAAGTGCCTGAAGCCATTGCGCAGGTTTTACCCGCCATTGCCGAGGCTGTCGATCTGGCGACGGTGTCACTGCAAGAGGGCGGGCGATTGATCTATCTGGGCGCGGGGACCAGCGGCCGTTTGGGTGTGCTGGATGCCTCTGAATGCCCGCCGACGTTTGGCGTACCGCACGGGCTGGTTATCGGCCTGATCGCGGGTGGGCCGGGCGCGCTGCTGAAGGCGGTGGAAGGTGCGGAAGACGATCCCGCACTCGGTGAAGCGGATTTGCAAGCGCTGGATTTAACCGCTGCGGATATGGTGATTGGCCTTGCGGCATCAGGCCGGACGCCGTATGTGATTGGCGCGCTGCGCTATGCGCGTGGTGTAGGCTGTCGGACGGCGGCGATTTCCTGCAATCCACACTCGCCTATCGCACAGGAGGCGCAGGTGGCGATTTCTCCGGTGGTTGGCCCGGAAGCGTTAACGGGCTCGACGCGGCTGAAATCAGGAACGGCGCAAAAACTCGTCCTGAATATGATTTCTACCGGCGTAATGGTTAAGCTGGGGAAGGTGTACCAGAATTTGATGGTGGATGTGAAGGCAACCAACGTGAAACTGTTGGACCGGGCTTGCCGCATCGTTGTTGAAGCGACGGGGGCCGAGCGGGAAAGGGCGCGGCAGGCGCTGGTGCTGGCGGGTAACGAAGTGAAGCCTGCGATTCTGATGCTTCTGGCTAATATTGACGTGGCAGCGGCGCGTGAGCGTCTGAAACAGCACAATGGTTATCTGCGTGAGGCGCTAATTGGCGGATAA
- the yfhb gene encoding phosphatidylglycerophosphatase C — MSDKREQRIVFFDLDGTLHQQDMFGSFLRFLLRRLPLNLVLVIPLLPIIGLGLLIRGRAARWPMSWLLWAITFGRDEDELVQLEKQFVGAFRHDVIPFPQVQQRLKTYLEDSDAQVWLVTGSPQRLVEQVYYDSPFLPGVRLMGSQITRRYGGWVLTLRCLGHEKVVQMEQRLGAPLKLYSGYSDSKQDNPLLYFCEYRWRVTPEGSLQQLE; from the coding sequence TTGAGTGATAAGCGAGAGCAACGCATTGTTTTTTTTGATCTAGATGGCACGTTGCATCAGCAGGACATGTTTGGCAGCTTTCTGCGCTTTTTACTTCGTCGACTGCCGCTAAATCTGGTTTTGGTTATCCCGCTATTACCGATTATTGGACTGGGATTATTGATCCGTGGTCGTGCGGCGCGGTGGCCGATGAGCTGGCTGCTGTGGGCGATTACGTTTGGGCGCGATGAAGATGAGCTGGTTCAACTGGAAAAGCAGTTTGTTGGCGCGTTTCGCCATGATGTCATCCCGTTTCCGCAGGTTCAGCAGCGGCTGAAAACCTATCTTGAAGACAGCGATGCGCAGGTCTGGCTGGTGACCGGATCGCCGCAGCGGCTGGTGGAACAGGTCTATTATGATTCACCTTTCCTACCCGGCGTGCGACTGATGGGGAGCCAGATTACACGTCGCTACGGTGGCTGGGTGTTGACGTTGCGCTGTCTGGGGCATGAAAAAGTCGTTCAGATGGAACAGCGTCTGGGCGCGCCGCTCAAACTCTACAGCGGCTACAGCGACAGTAAACAAGACAATCCACTGCTTTATTTCTGCGAATACCGCTGGCGCGTCACCCCCGAAGGCAGCCTGCAACAGTTGGAGTAA
- the tadA gene encoding tRNA adenosine(34) deaminase TadA, giving the protein MRHALTLAQRAQDEGEVPVGAVLVLDNEAIGEGWNRPIGHHDPTAHAEIMALRQGGKVLQNYRLLYTTLYVTLEPCIMCAGAMIHSRIGRLVYGASDEKTGAAGSLVDILRHPGMNHQIMIESGILADECSATLSAFFRLRREQHKARRAAEKNEKNAAQE; this is encoded by the coding sequence ATGCGCCACGCATTAACGCTGGCTCAGCGTGCTCAGGATGAAGGCGAAGTGCCAGTTGGCGCGGTGCTGGTGCTGGATAACGAGGCGATCGGCGAAGGGTGGAACCGGCCGATTGGGCATCACGATCCTACCGCGCACGCTGAGATTATGGCGCTGCGGCAGGGTGGGAAAGTGCTACAGAACTATCGCCTGCTGTACACGACACTGTACGTCACGCTGGAACCCTGCATTATGTGCGCAGGCGCGATGATACACAGCCGGATTGGTCGTCTGGTTTACGGCGCGTCAGATGAGAAAACGGGGGCGGCGGGGTCGCTGGTGGATATTCTGCGCCACCCCGGCATGAATCATCAGATTATGATTGAATCCGGCATTCTGGCTGATGAATGTTCTGCCACGCTCAGCGCCTTCTTTCGCCTGCGCCGTGAACAGCATAAAGCCCGTCGTGCGGCAGAAAAAAACGAGAAAAACGCCGCGCAGGAATAG